One window of the Populus nigra chromosome 4, ddPopNigr1.1, whole genome shotgun sequence genome contains the following:
- the LOC133690475 gene encoding kinesin-like protein KIN-14R, with the protein MDSMLCVSGSRSIQSGLTNTNNFKERPVIFVNAGGGAIKKEGDINLDIEKDCCFEGGDVIRTDESIINGGDIPSVYQSARFGTNLSYKFNDMPAGEYLVDLHFAEIVYTNGPKGMRVFDVFIQEEKVISELDVYSIVGANKPLQVVDVRVSVGEDGVIFMRFDGVVGSPIVSGIYIKQATELPKSSVKQELLLCNNCAAEVKVSSDQNRVMRTNSLARYEKKIEELKAQCQLKTDECHEAWMSLTAANEELEKIRMELDNRFFRNMQLDQAMQKQKAELRDVSRRYECDKKLWAAAIDDFEKKIKMMKIEHSQLFHEAHACANTIPELNKMIIAVRDIVAQHEDLKLKLNEEQAKSKKLYNQALEAKGNIRVFCRCRPLTKEEMSIGCQTVVDFSAAKDGDLTVITNGSTKKIFKFDRVYSPKDDQVDVFADASALVTSVLDGYNVCIFAYGQTGTGKTFTMEGTKQNRGVNYRTLHQLFKIAEERKETVTYDISVSVLEVYNEQIRDLLATSTTTTKRLDIKQVSDGVQHVPGIVEAKVENIKQAWDVLQAGSNARAVGSNNVNERSSRSHCMLCTMVRAKNLVNDECTMSKLWLVDLAGSERLAKTEVQGERLKEAQNINRSLSALGDVISCLANKSSHIPYRNSKLTHLLQDSLGGDSKTLMLVQISPSEHDIGETLSSLNFATRVRGVELGPAKKQIDMGELQKFKTMLDKAKQELRSKDDAMRKLEEGFQNVEGKAKVKDQLFKNQQEKVNELESQLASKTELCRQLEKQLLQLSEGKKEKEEICSDFQQKVNELEKKLKEQEEAASMNLHCKVKELENRMKERTQEFELHTKSLQQKLKEAENKLWEKENSESQSLQHKINVLGEELRQHEQGDCLPRPPSAEKSEATPVLSRMENIYDVDPLGQKSLNCTNRTINQEPSLLQGNTSLRELRRKGDIKSRGTENNFLISASSLEKKRLPTESSKAKHLDSSRASAKISSSKSIRGAQKTTSNTANRINRDQGAGARDNKFKVWLR; encoded by the exons ATGGATTCCATGCTGTGCGTTTCGGGTTCGAGATCGATCCAGTCAGGGTTAACAAACACCAAtaatttcaaag AGAGGCCAGTTATATTTGTAAACGCGGGAGGCGGGGCTATAAAGAAAGAGGGGGATATCAATCTTGATATTGAGAAAGATTGTTGTTTTGAAGGTGGAGATGTTATAAGAACAGATGAGAGCATAATCAATGGTGGTGATATACCTTCTGTTTATCAATCAGCAAGGTTTGGTACCAACTTGAGTTACAAGTTCAATGACATGCCGGCTGGAGAGTATTTGGTTGATCTTCATTTTGCAGAGATAGTTTACACTAATGGTCCTAAAGGAATGAGAGTTTTTGATGTCTTTATTCAAGAAGAGAAG gTTATATCAGAGCTTGATGTGTACTCTATTGTTGGTGCCAACAAACCGTTGCAAGTGGTGGATGTTAGGGTTTCAGTCGGGGAAGATGGGGTGATTTTTATGAGGTTTGATGGGGTTGTAGGGAGCCCAATTGTTAGCGGGATCTATATAAAGCAGGCGACAGAATTGCCAA AATCTTCGGTTAAACAGGAGCTTTTACTGTGTAACAATTGCGCCGCTGAAGTAAAAGTTTCATCTGATCAG AATAGAGTTATGAGGACGAACTCTTTAGCGAGGTATGAAAAGAAGATAGAGGAATTGAAGGCTCAATGCCAACTCAAGACAGATGAATGCCACGAGGCCTGGATGTCACTGACTGCGGCGAACGAGGAACTCGAGAAGATTAGGATGGAACTTGACAACAGGTTCTTCAGAAATATGCAATTAG ATCAAGCCATGCAAAAGCAAAAAGCAGAATTGAGAGATGTTTCTAGACGATATGAGTGTGATAAGAAACTGTGGGCTGCAGCCATTGatgattttgaaaagaaaataaag ATGATGAAGATAGAGCACTCTCAACTCTTCCATGAAGCTCATGCGTGTGCCAATACAATTCCTGAATTAAACAAGATGATAATTGCAGTTCGAGACATAG TTGCGCAACATGAAGACCTCAAACTGAAGTTAAATGAAGAGCAGGCAAAGAGTAAGAAGCTTTATAACCAAGCGCTGGAGGCAAAGG GGAACATAAGAGTGTTCTGTAGGTGCCGCCCGTTGACTAAGGAGGAGATGTCAATTGGCTGTCAAACAGTGGTAGATTTTAGTGCTGCTAAGGATGGTGATCTTACAGTAATTACAAATGGCTCCActaagaaaattttcaaatttgatcgaGTCTACTCTCCCAAGGACGATCAAG tTGATGTCTTCGCGGATGCTTCTGCTCTGGTGACCTCCGTGTTAGATGGTTACAATGTTTGCATATTTGCGTACGGGCAAACTGGAACCGGAAAGACTTTCACTATGGAAGGTACCAAGCAAAACCGAGGAGTCAACTACCGAACTTTAcatcaattatttaaaattgctgaggaaaggaaagaaactgTCACATATGACATTTCTGTTAGCGTACTTGAAGTTTACAATGAGCAAATCAGAGACTTGCTAGCCacctcaacaacaacaacaaagag GTTGGATATAAAACAAGTATCTGATGGGGTCCAGCATGTTCCGGGGATAGTTGAAGCGAAGGTCGAGAATATTAAGCAGGCCTGGGATGTTTTGCAGGCTGGAAGCAATGCAAGGGCCGTGGGGTCAAACAATGTGAATGAACGTAGTAGCCGATCTCATTG CATGCTATGCACAATGGTCAGAGCAAAGAACTTGGTAAATGATGAGTGCACTATGAGCAAGCTATGGCTTGTGGACTTGGCAGGCAGTGAGAGGCTGGCAAAAACAGAGGTTCAAGGGGAACGACTCAAGGAAGCTCAAAATATAAACAGATCACTTTCAGCTCTTGGGGATGTTATTTCTTGTTTGGCAAATAAGAGTAGTCATATTCCATACAG AAACTCGAAGCTCACACATTTACTCCAGGATTCGTTGG GAGGTGATTCGAAAACCCTTATGTTAGTGCAAATCAGCCCTTCTGAGCATGACATAGGAGAGACTCTGAGTTCTCTAAACTTCGCAACCCGGGTTCGAGGGGTTGAGTTGGGTCCTGCAAAGAAGCAGATTGATATGGGTGAGCTTCAAAAGTTCAAAACAATG CTTGACAAAGCAAAGCAAGAATTGAGATCTAAAGATGATGCCATGCGCAAGCTAGAAGAGGGTTTTCAAAATGTAGAAGGTAAGGCCAAAGTCAAGGATCAGCTTTTCAAAAACCAACAGGAAAAGGTCAATGAACTAGAGAGTCAACTTGCATCAAAGACAGAGTTATGCAGACAGCTAGAGAAGCAGCTGTTACAACTTTCAGaaggaaagaaggaaaaggaagaaatttgCTCAGATTTCCAGCAGAAG GTCAACGAGCTTGAGAAGAAGCTGAAAGAGCAGGAAGAAGCAGCGTCTATGAATCTTCATTGCAAG GTCAAGGAGCTTGAAAACAGAATGAAAGAGAGAACACAGGAGTTCGAGCTTCATACAAAGAGTCTCCAACAAAAG TTGAAAGAAGCTGAAAACAAACTATGGGAGAAAGAAAATTCCGAATCTCAGTCACTTCAACacaag ATCAACGTTCTTGGAGAAGAGCTAAGACAACATGAACAAGGAGATTGTTTGCCAAGGCCACCCTCTGCTGAAAAATCAGAAGCCACTCCAGTTTTGTCAAGAATGGAAAACATATATGACGTTGATCCACTTGGTCAAAAAAGCTTAAACTGCACGAACCGAACAATAAACCAAGAGCCTAGCTTACTCCAGGGAAATACATCCCTCCGTGAATTGAGGAGGAAAGGAGACATTAAGAGCAGAGGGACGGAGAATAATTTCTTGATATCAGCTTCTTCGCTCGAGAAGAAGAGATTGCCAACTGAATCAAGCAAGGCAAAGCATCTTGACTCTTCTAGAGCATCAGCAaagatttcaagttcaaaatcaATTCGTGGAGCTCAGAAGACAACCTCCAATACTGCAAACAGAATCAACAGAGATCAAGGTGCAGGAGCAAGGGATAACAAATTCAAAGTTTGGTTGAGGTGA